In Tenrec ecaudatus isolate mTenEca1 chromosome 5, mTenEca1.hap1, whole genome shotgun sequence, the following are encoded in one genomic region:
- the NOL8 gene encoding nucleolar protein 8, with amino-acid sequence MKRLFVGGLSQAISQADLQNQFSKFGAVSDVEIITRKDEQGNPQKIFAYINISISEADLKKCVSVLNKTKWKGGTLQIQQAKESFLHRLAQEREAAKAKEENSRMGNADFCKKMGTIDLNMKAVPGTEVPGHKNWVVSKFGRILPVLHLKNQRKRKIIKYDPSKYCHNLKKIGENSVNAIPITNLTWHLEERNDPMSRKRRGDFADFHSSPKKLIKEEHDTDSAESEGDETYNAIMKNCLHVGLTLADLEQMCCSDTGPPRESTDRDPQLTTSDQFVRDSKRLKTSNTPCRGKPCAQAEKTEENKNSHSEQKSKENKFQAFRGIGSLYGKESMKKLLKESISNCFNKDQYFLKLEDPSSIAMEKGSLYADSSLRQLTPYQHAKKANNINHTEPQNRQSSFESQDHKVVTPSKDFDKDGHLATPEIEVDLEERTDSHRFTSDKSPNTSSWEDRLSCVLSKKAQKCKSDFPHSMSNSDVAENRHAQDNQKRLEALDARQKAKETQKKLVHHALANLGDHSEVKRTHTYFSSDSESETKETSTQKQRFTGEELVKEPVYKTSEKLFGTSDDEESDSEDDSNRFKIKPQFEGRSGQKLMGLQSHFGTDDRFRMDSRFLESDSEEEQTEVNEKETAQEDDCAAEKKKALRLVQLVLRSKLSSSTRKESVTAKKFKDIIHYDPTKHDHATFERKIEDKPKESKTKRKIKRMEGEKLPEVSKTMYYHIAKDLKERLQTSEDISERKENISWNEDCGGDETEVNDGLTFLKNGDEKPSGFTFSFFDSDAKNMKEDTYRVEIMKPPKIAWQEDPYYQDSSSEEEDTTEEADHRKPSVGEVSIPKENTRRFFFFCKNDERLHASDLFWRGAESIMSGNSWEARTNDLHRDCRKKHKDAKRKVKPK; translated from the exons gaaacccacagaaaatatttGCATATATCAACATCAGCATATCAGAAGCAGACCTAAAAAAAT GTGTGTCTGTTTTAAATAAAACGAAATGGAAAGGTGGAACACTACAAATTCAGCAGGCGAAAGAAAGCTTTTTGCACAG ACTGGCCCAAGAGAGAGAAGCTgcaaaagcaaaagaagaaaattcAAGAATGGGAAATGCTGACTTTTGTAAAAAGATGGGAACAATTGATTTGAATATGAAAGCCGTCCCAGGAACAGAAGTACCAGGACATAAA aATTGGGTTGTGAGTAAATTTGGAAGAATCTTACCTGTCCTTCATCTTAAGAATCAACGTAAACgaaaaat CATAAAATATGACCCATCAAAATACTGCCATAACCTGAAGAAGATAGGGGAGAATTCTGTGAACGCAATCCCTATAACAAACCTTACTTGGCATTTGGAAGAAAGGAATGATCCTATGAGTAGGAAACGACGAGGAGACTTTGCTGACTTTCACAGCTCTCCCAAGAAGTTAATTAAAGAAGAGCATG ACACAGACTCGGCTGAGTCTGAaggcgatgaaacatacaatgctATAATGAAAAACTGTCTTCATGTCGGCCTCACTTTGGCTGATCTGGAACAGATGTGCTGCAGTGACACGGGGCCTCCACGTGAAAGCACTGATCGTGACCCCCAGCTAACCACCAGCGACCAGTTTGTCAGGGACTCCAAGAGACTCAAGACTTCTAACACTCCCTGTAGAGGCAAACCGTGCGCTCAGGCTGAGAAGACAGAGGAGAACAAGAATAGCCACAGTGAacagaaatcaaaagaaaacaaattccaGGCTTTCCGGGGAATAGGTTCTCTCTATGGAAAGGAATCAATGAAAAAATTATTGAAAGAAAGTATCTCTAACTGTTTTAATAAAGACCAGTATTTCTTGAAACTTGAGGATCCCAGTAGCATTGCCATGGAAAAGGGATCCTTGTATGCTGATAGCTCTCTAAGACAACTGACTCCATACCAACATGCAAAGAAGGCAAATAACATAAACCATACTGAGCCTCAAAACAGACAGTCCTCTTTTGAGAGCCAGGATCACAAAGTGGTGACTCCAAGCAAAGACTTTGATAAAGATGGTCACCTGGCTACCCCAGAGATAGAAGTGGATTTAGAGGAGAGAACTGATTCACACAGGTTTACATCTGACAAATCACCAAACACCTCTTCCTGGGAAGACAGGCTCAGCTGTGTGCTCAGTAAAAAGGCACAAAAATGCAAAAGTGACTTTCCACATTCTATGAGTAATTCAGATGTTGCTGAGAATAGGCATGCTCAAGATAACCAGAAGCGCTTGGAAGCGTTGGATGCAAgacaaaaagcaaaagaaacacaAAAGAAGCTCGTTCATCATGCCCTGGCAAATTTG GGTGATCATTCAGAGGTCAAGCGAACGCATACTTACTTCAGCTCTGACAGTGAAAGTGAAACAAAAGAGACATCCACTCAGAAACAGAGGTTTACAGGAGAGGAACTTGTAAAG GAGCCCGTTTATAAAACATCTGAGAAGCTGTTTGGTACCAGTGATGATGAGGAATCTGATTCAGAAGACGACAGTAACAGGTTTAAAATCAAACCTCAGTTTGAGGGCAGATCTGGGCAGAAG CTCATGGGTTTGCAGTCTCACTTCGGAACTGATGACAGATTTCGAATGGACTCTCGGTTTCTGGAAAGTGACAGCGAAGAGGAACAGACTG AAGTAAATGAGAAGGAAACTGCTCAAGAAGATGACTGTGctgcagaaaaaaagaaagccctGCGTCTTGTGCAGCTCGTTCTGCGCAGCAAATTGAGCAGTTCTACAAGGAAAGAATCCGTAACTGCCAAGAAATTTAA GGACATCATACACTATGACCCAACAAAGCATGACCATGCCACTTTTGAAAGAAAGATAGAAGATAAACCAAAAGAAAG TAAAACAAAGCGAAAGATTAAAAGGATGGAAGGTGAAAAGCTACCTGAGGTTTCAAAAACAATGTACTACCACATTGCTAAGGATTTGAAAGAAAGACTCCAAACTTCAGAAGATAtcagtgaaagaaaagaaaacatatccTGGAATGAGGACTGCGGTGGAGATGAAACAGAAGTGAATGACGGCCTTACATTCCTGAAAAATGGGGATGAGAAACCATCTGGATTTACATTTTCCTTTTTTGATTCAGATGCTAAAAATATGAAGGAAG ATACCTATAGAGTAGAAATAATGAAACCTCCAAAGATTGCCTGGCAGGAAGATCCTTATTACCAAGATAGTAGCTCAGAAGAGGAAGATACTACTGAGGAAGCAGATCACAGAAAGCCCAGTGTGGG AGAAGTATCAATACCTAAGGAAAATaccaggagatttttttttttctgtaagaaTGATGAACGACTTCATG CTTCTGATTTATTCTGGAGAGGAGCAGAAAGTATTATGAGTGGGAATTCTTGGGAGGCCCGAACAAATGATCTGCATAGG GACTGTCGAAAGAAACATAAAGATGCAAAAAGAAAAGTGAAACCAAAATAG